In Deinococcus maricopensis DSM 21211, one genomic interval encodes:
- a CDS encoding Ig domain-containing protein, with product MRTRSWRAPAALALLALTLGACGSTTGTSGSFSTYRDALNFGSTNLPVAYTNEPYTAPLNIAGGTSPYTVRVVSGTLPPGLKLNGTTLSGTPTAGGTYTFTLEAGDANLSTKVQPFNMSVSTLPPTALVPTLPSTDLRAETRVPLVLNYPRQTRALRFTWPLPEGVTVSAVTPGDGRPVVFWKQSGRTLSVDMGFRAAPKTGARVALVTLKPAKAVRLSAEGTTIAARNGEGKLIGQAPAPATPDKPADKAPAVDGKTDTPAPTPGTTGTPAATPTTPADAPTTPAPAPTDGGAPTPGATPTPPADGTTTPPAPTPTPQPGGK from the coding sequence ATGCGAACACGCAGTTGGCGGGCCCCGGCGGCCCTCGCGCTTCTCGCGCTGACGCTCGGCGCGTGCGGGTCCACGACCGGCACGTCCGGCAGTTTCAGCACGTACCGTGACGCGCTGAACTTCGGCAGCACGAACCTGCCCGTGGCGTACACGAACGAGCCGTACACCGCGCCGCTGAACATCGCGGGCGGCACCAGCCCGTACACGGTGCGCGTCGTGAGCGGCACCTTGCCGCCCGGCCTGAAACTGAACGGCACCACCCTGAGCGGCACGCCCACAGCGGGCGGCACGTACACGTTCACGCTGGAGGCGGGCGACGCGAACCTCAGCACGAAGGTGCAGCCCTTCAACATGTCCGTGAGCACCCTGCCGCCCACGGCGCTCGTGCCGACCCTGCCGAGCACGGACCTGCGCGCCGAGACGCGCGTGCCGCTGGTCCTGAACTACCCGCGGCAGACGCGCGCACTGCGCTTTACGTGGCCGCTGCCCGAAGGCGTGACCGTGAGCGCCGTGACGCCCGGCGACGGCCGACCCGTGGTGTTCTGGAAGCAGTCGGGCCGCACGCTCAGCGTGGACATGGGCTTCCGCGCCGCGCCGAAGACCGGCGCGCGCGTCGCGCTCGTGACGCTGAAGCCCGCGAAGGCCGTGCGCCTGAGCGCCGAAGGCACTACCATCGCCGCGCGCAACGGCGAAGGGAAACTGATCGGGCAGGCGCCCGCCCCGGCCACGCCCGACAAGCCTGCCGACAAGGCGCCCGCCGTGGACGGCAAGACGGACACCCCGGCGCCCACCCCGGGCACTACTGGCACGCCGGCCGCCACCCCGACGACGCCCGCAGACGCGCCCACCACGCCCGCCCCGGCCCCGACCGACGGCGGCGCCCCGACGCCCGGCGCAACCCCCACCCCCCCGGCGGACGGCACGACCACGCCGCCCGCCCCGACGCCCACGCCGCAACCCGGAGGCAAATAA
- a CDS encoding RNA-binding S4 domain-containing protein: MDQDVMDLQDYLKLRGLVDTGGVAKMLIQGGYVRLNGEIETRRRKKIRRGDELDVDGIPHTVDW, translated from the coding sequence ATGGATCAAGACGTCATGGACCTGCAGGACTACCTGAAACTCCGCGGCCTGGTGGACACCGGCGGCGTCGCCAAAATGCTCATCCAGGGCGGCTACGTCCGCCTCAACGGCGAGATTGAAACGCGCCGCCGCAAGAAAATCAGACGCGGCGACGAACTCGACGTGGACGGCATCCCCCACACGGTGGACTGGTGA
- a CDS encoding DUF1684 domain-containing protein, translating to MNAPDAHAALLAHRARKDAHFRTPQGPLRAAALRDFTGLAYYPPDDRYALSVPVMRAAPETITLPTTTGEERPFTRYGTAHLRTPEGDATLTLYAPDGDDRPDRVFIPFRDATSGTETYGAGRYLDAPLTHDADETTVHLDFNYAYHPYCAYGDGWSCPLPPRDNWLGVPIRAGERNP from the coding sequence GTGAACGCCCCCGACGCCCACGCTGCGCTCCTCGCGCACCGCGCCCGCAAGGACGCCCACTTCCGCACGCCCCAGGGCCCCCTGCGCGCTGCCGCCCTGCGCGACTTCACCGGCCTCGCGTACTACCCCCCCGACGACCGCTACGCTCTCAGCGTCCCGGTCATGCGCGCCGCACCGGAAACCATCACCCTCCCCACCACCACCGGCGAAGAACGCCCCTTCACCCGCTACGGCACCGCCCACCTCCGCACCCCCGAAGGCGACGCCACCCTCACCCTCTACGCACCCGACGGCGACGATCGACCCGACCGCGTGTTCATCCCCTTCCGCGACGCCACCAGCGGCACCGAAACCTACGGCGCCGGCCGCTACCTCGACGCGCCCCTCACGCACGACGCCGACGAAACCACCGTGCACCTCGACTTCAACTACGCCTACCACCCCTACTGCGCCTACGGCGACGGTTGGAGCTGCCCCCTGCCGCCCCGCGACAACTGGTTGGGCGTGCCCATCCGCGCCGGCGAACGCAACCCCTGA
- a CDS encoding ComF family protein, translating to MALLHAQVSAHSPLTREVTPHLVSLGTYRGVVRRAVRDLKYAGARDVSVPLGVALARGVPPAWAVEVVTSVPMPRAREAERGFNQSALLGRVIARELGVPYLPLLARTSAQAGQQAKVSGSERRAHLAGAFRAVATPPARVLLVDDVLTSGTTLAECAAALTAAGAQEIRFAVVAR from the coding sequence GTGGCGCTGCTGCACGCGCAGGTGAGTGCGCACAGTCCGCTCACGCGGGAGGTGACGCCTCATCTCGTGAGCCTGGGGACGTATAGGGGTGTGGTGCGCCGGGCGGTGCGGGACCTGAAGTATGCGGGCGCGCGCGACGTGAGCGTGCCGTTGGGGGTGGCGCTCGCGCGGGGCGTACCGCCGGCGTGGGCGGTGGAGGTTGTGACGAGCGTGCCGATGCCGCGCGCGCGGGAGGCGGAGCGCGGGTTCAACCAGTCGGCGCTGCTGGGGCGGGTGATCGCGCGGGAACTGGGCGTGCCGTACCTGCCGCTGCTGGCGCGGACGAGCGCGCAGGCGGGGCAGCAGGCCAAGGTGAGTGGCAGCGAGCGGCGCGCGCACCTGGCGGGGGCGTTCCGGGCGGTGGCGACGCCGCCGGCGCGGGTGCTGCTGGTGGATGACGTCCTGACGTCCGGGACGACGCTGGCCGAGTGCGCGGCGGCGCTCACGGCGGCGGGCGCGCAGGAGATTCGGTTCGCGGTGGTCGCACGGTAG
- a CDS encoding PLP-dependent aminotransferase family protein — translation MRAHPPPLLDAEPGETQARRAYRSLRTAILDGQARAGDRLPGVRALAAHWGLARNTVADAFERLHTEGFLHTRERSGTFISHAGRPATTPPPAERAPLSAWARRALAGDHPDAGQPSPLDFRLGRTPTGLFPSRAWALSLARRAPDAARATPHDPLGPLETRSALSAHLARERGIQATPDMIMLTGGTAASLDALARTYLEPGRVVALEDPAYPPARAVFQATGATLAPVPVDQDGLRPHDLPDDASLLFLTPAHQFPTGAHLSAPRRLQVLAWADRARAWIIEDDYDSDFRFDARPAAALQGLAPHAVLHVGSFSVSLAPAVRAGFLVAPEHVLDTLARTRPLAARAPATLDALALADFIGGGGYARHVRRARTHVAERHAALRAALQRHLPDWALPGTHGGLHLAARLPPPLTEDAVQARAARAGIGVSVLGAYTSRPHDPTILLAYAHLTPDDIERGVRTLARAVHQPT, via the coding sequence GTGCGCGCCCACCCGCCCCCCCTCCTCGACGCCGAACCCGGCGAGACGCAAGCGCGCCGCGCGTACCGCAGCCTCCGCACCGCCATACTGGACGGCCAGGCGCGCGCCGGCGACCGCCTCCCCGGCGTGCGCGCCCTCGCCGCCCACTGGGGACTCGCACGCAACACCGTCGCGGACGCCTTCGAGCGCCTCCACACCGAAGGGTTCCTGCACACCCGCGAACGCAGCGGCACCTTCATCAGCCACGCCGGCCGGCCCGCCACCACGCCCCCACCCGCCGAACGCGCCCCACTGAGCGCCTGGGCGCGCCGCGCCCTCGCCGGCGACCACCCCGACGCGGGCCAGCCGTCCCCGCTGGACTTCCGCCTCGGGCGCACACCCACCGGGCTGTTCCCGTCGCGCGCGTGGGCGCTGAGTCTCGCCCGCCGCGCGCCCGACGCGGCCCGCGCCACCCCGCACGACCCGCTCGGCCCGCTCGAAACGAGGTCCGCCCTCAGCGCCCACCTCGCCCGCGAACGCGGCATTCAGGCGACGCCCGACATGATCATGCTCACCGGCGGGACCGCCGCGAGCCTCGACGCACTCGCCCGCACGTACCTCGAACCGGGCCGCGTCGTCGCTCTCGAGGACCCCGCGTACCCGCCCGCCCGCGCCGTATTCCAGGCGACCGGCGCCACCCTCGCGCCCGTCCCCGTCGATCAGGACGGCCTGCGCCCCCACGACCTCCCCGACGACGCCAGCCTGCTGTTCCTCACGCCCGCGCACCAATTCCCGACCGGCGCGCACCTCAGCGCGCCCCGGCGCCTGCAGGTGCTCGCCTGGGCGGACCGCGCGCGCGCGTGGATCATCGAGGACGACTACGACAGCGACTTCCGCTTCGACGCGCGCCCCGCCGCGGCCCTCCAGGGCCTCGCCCCGCACGCCGTCCTGCACGTCGGCAGCTTCAGCGTCAGCCTCGCCCCCGCCGTCCGCGCCGGGTTCCTCGTCGCGCCCGAACACGTCCTCGACACGCTCGCCCGCACCCGCCCGCTCGCCGCGCGCGCCCCCGCCACCCTCGACGCCCTCGCCCTCGCCGACTTCATCGGCGGCGGCGGGTACGCCCGGCACGTCCGCCGCGCCCGCACCCACGTCGCCGAACGCCACGCCGCGCTGCGCGCCGCCCTGCAGCGCCACCTGCCCGACTGGGCGCTGCCCGGCACGCACGGCGGCCTGCACCTCGCCGCGCGCCTCCCCCCACCCCTCACCGAAGACGCCGTGCAGGCCCGCGCGGCCCGCGCCGGCATCGGCGTGAGCGTCCTCGGCGCGTACACCAGTCGCCCGCACGACCCCACCATCCTGCTCGCGTACGCGCACCTCACGCCGGACGACATCGAACGCGGCGTCCGCACGCTCGCCCGCGCCGTCCACCAACCAACCTGA
- a CDS encoding SDR family NAD(P)-dependent oxidoreductase produces the protein MFAKRLTLTAAALACVAAWEFRRARTRQSLRGRVVVITGASTGMGRAVALLSAERGARVVLAARDEVQLERVAQDARALGAEALVVPTDVTDRAQVQALVDAAVDRFGRVDVMFNHAGDYFVDSVEHSEEARVRALIDVNVMGVLYGVQAALPVMRRQGGGHIINTASVEGRVAFPYTGVYAGTKAFVEVLTQALRQELMHIERTGVRVSALLPAAVRTPLFDVGVNVKAGGRGAHLVRPVQEATQVARAVVDAMEVYRPVIYPLRLAQGFPVLYDLLPGLADRVHSHLRVDAHTNLMSYRERGTNSAEKPIPPVVQDGRLIG, from the coding sequence ATGTTTGCCAAACGCCTGACCTTGACTGCCGCTGCGCTGGCCTGCGTGGCCGCGTGGGAGTTCCGTCGCGCTCGTACCCGTCAGTCCCTGCGGGGGCGGGTCGTGGTGATCACGGGGGCGTCCACGGGGATGGGGCGGGCGGTGGCGCTGCTGAGTGCCGAGCGTGGCGCGCGGGTGGTGCTGGCCGCGCGGGATGAGGTGCAGCTGGAGCGCGTGGCGCAGGATGCGCGCGCGCTGGGCGCGGAGGCGCTGGTGGTGCCGACGGACGTGACGGACCGCGCGCAGGTGCAGGCGCTCGTGGACGCGGCGGTTGACCGGTTCGGGCGGGTGGACGTGATGTTCAATCACGCGGGGGATTACTTCGTGGACAGCGTGGAGCACAGCGAGGAGGCGCGGGTGCGCGCGCTGATTGATGTGAACGTGATGGGCGTGCTGTACGGCGTGCAGGCGGCGCTGCCGGTGATGCGGCGCCAGGGGGGCGGGCACATCATCAACACGGCGTCGGTGGAGGGGCGCGTGGCGTTCCCGTACACGGGCGTGTATGCAGGGACGAAAGCGTTCGTGGAGGTGCTGACGCAGGCGTTGCGGCAGGAGTTGATGCACATTGAGCGGACGGGCGTTCGCGTGAGTGCGCTGCTGCCGGCGGCGGTGCGGACGCCGCTGTTCGACGTGGGCGTGAACGTGAAGGCGGGCGGGCGGGGCGCGCACCTGGTGCGGCCGGTGCAGGAGGCGACGCAGGTGGCGCGCGCGGTGGTGGACGCCATGGAGGTGTACCGTCCGGTGATCTACCCGTTGCGGCTCGCGCAGGGTTTCCCGGTGCTGTACGACCTGCTGCCGGGGCTCGCGGACCGGGTGCACAGTCACCTGCGCGTGGACGCGCACACGAACCTGATGAGTTACCGGGAGCGCGGCACGAACAGCGCGGAGAAGCCGATCCCGCCGGTGGTGCAGGATGGTCGCCTGATCGGGTAG
- a CDS encoding class I SAM-dependent rRNA methyltransferase, translating into MKVRIKAGRERKLLGRYPFGHAGDILDADAGISAGDVVDVHAEGGAFIGRGYFNAEGATPLRMLTLEREDIGEAFYRRRLRAALARREGRITGTDALRVSHAEADGLPGIIADKFGSVLSVQLRNAGVERHRDLILRALREETGATAAFERSDTGERRKEGLDLRAGVLWGDLPDKVTFHEDDLELFFRPLEAQKTGFFLDQRDNRRLMRRLVPEGGTFLDAYSYTGGFSLHAARAGAKAVAVDKDPVALGTLEAVARANGLDRHTGVRLGDAIEVLTQLEREGRTFDAVVLDPPTLAKRKDDVPRAKRVFTDGTARALRMLKPGGHLLISTCAHYIRVDDLLDAARVAASEADASAEVLDVTYQPADHPWLLAVPESLYLKSILLRKD; encoded by the coding sequence ATGAAGGTCAGGATCAAAGCAGGCCGGGAACGCAAACTCCTCGGACGCTACCCGTTCGGGCACGCCGGCGACATTCTCGACGCCGACGCCGGCATCAGCGCGGGCGACGTCGTCGACGTACACGCCGAGGGCGGCGCGTTCATCGGCCGCGGGTACTTCAACGCGGAGGGCGCCACGCCCCTGCGCATGCTCACGCTGGAACGCGAGGACATCGGTGAAGCGTTCTACCGCCGCCGCCTCCGCGCGGCCCTCGCCCGCCGCGAGGGCCGCATCACCGGCACGGACGCCCTGCGCGTCTCGCACGCCGAAGCGGACGGCCTGCCCGGCATCATCGCGGACAAATTCGGCAGTGTGCTCAGCGTGCAGCTGCGCAACGCCGGCGTGGAACGCCACCGGGACCTGATCCTGCGCGCGCTGCGCGAGGAAACCGGCGCGACCGCCGCGTTCGAACGCAGCGACACCGGCGAGCGCCGCAAGGAAGGCCTGGACCTGCGTGCCGGCGTGCTGTGGGGCGACCTGCCCGACAAGGTCACGTTCCACGAGGACGACCTTGAGCTGTTCTTCCGGCCGTTGGAAGCGCAGAAGACCGGGTTCTTCCTCGATCAGCGCGACAACCGCCGCCTGATGCGCCGCCTCGTGCCGGAGGGCGGCACGTTCCTCGACGCGTACAGTTACACGGGCGGGTTCAGTCTGCACGCGGCCCGCGCGGGCGCGAAAGCCGTCGCGGTGGACAAGGACCCCGTGGCGCTCGGCACGCTCGAAGCGGTCGCGCGCGCGAACGGCCTGGACCGCCACACGGGCGTGCGCCTCGGCGACGCGATCGAGGTGCTCACGCAGCTTGAACGGGAAGGGCGCACGTTCGACGCGGTCGTCCTCGACCCGCCCACCCTCGCCAAACGCAAGGACGACGTGCCGCGCGCCAAGCGCGTCTTCACGGACGGCACTGCCCGCGCGCTGCGCATGCTGAAGCCCGGCGGGCACCTGCTGATCAGCACGTGCGCGCATTACATCCGCGTGGACGACCTGCTGGACGCTGCGCGCGTGGCAGCCAGCGAGGCGGACGCAAGCGCGGAAGTTCTGGACGTCACGTACCAGCCGGCCGATCACCCGTGGCTGCTCGCCGTCCCGGAAAGCCTGTACCTGAAAAGCATCCTGCTGCGCAAAGACTGA
- a CDS encoding spore photoproduct lyase family protein, translating into MSSAPLLRPTTIYLEPAVPGYPRGQQILARYPDATRIEVPSHWNIPGLHGNAGLVHDWVRTKRDVLVLGVRKSFTMRANGRSADWIAPGPANGCAMACAYCYVPRRKGYANPITTFVNIEQTLDFLTDHARTLGPKPEANQVDPADWVYDLGENSDLSVDATLSDNVQDLVRLYRDLNGAKMSFATKYVNRDLLQYDPGGGTRIRFSLMPSRVARIVDVRTTPIPERIAAINDFVDAGYEVHLNFSPVILYKGWRDDYAELFTHLNDTLSARARAQLAAEIIFLTHNEQLHDVNLGWHPRAEQLLWQPQLQETKRSEHGGDNVRYRTGFKGRMVREFRELLARHLPDCRVRYAF; encoded by the coding sequence ATGTCGTCTGCGCCGCTGCTCCGCCCCACCACCATCTACCTCGAACCGGCCGTCCCCGGATACCCGCGCGGCCAGCAGATCCTCGCGCGTTACCCGGACGCCACGCGCATCGAGGTGCCCTCCCACTGGAACATCCCTGGCCTGCACGGCAACGCCGGGCTGGTTCACGACTGGGTGCGCACGAAACGCGACGTCCTCGTTCTCGGCGTGCGCAAGAGCTTCACGATGCGCGCGAACGGTCGCAGCGCCGACTGGATCGCGCCCGGCCCCGCCAACGGCTGCGCCATGGCGTGCGCGTACTGCTACGTCCCGCGCCGCAAGGGGTACGCGAACCCCATCACGACCTTCGTGAACATCGAGCAGACGCTGGACTTCCTCACGGACCACGCCCGCACCCTCGGCCCGAAACCCGAAGCGAACCAGGTGGACCCCGCCGACTGGGTGTACGACCTCGGGGAGAACAGCGACCTCAGCGTCGACGCGACCCTCAGCGACAACGTCCAGGACCTCGTGCGCCTCTACCGCGACCTGAACGGCGCCAAGATGTCCTTCGCGACGAAGTACGTGAACCGTGACCTTCTCCAGTACGACCCGGGTGGCGGCACCCGCATCCGCTTCTCGCTGATGCCGAGTCGCGTGGCGCGCATCGTGGACGTCCGCACCACGCCCATCCCCGAACGCATCGCCGCCATCAACGACTTCGTGGACGCCGGGTACGAGGTGCACCTGAACTTCAGCCCCGTCATCCTCTACAAAGGCTGGCGTGACGACTACGCGGAGCTCTTCACGCACCTGAATGACACGCTCAGCGCCCGCGCCCGCGCGCAGCTCGCCGCCGAAATCATCTTCCTGACGCACAACGAACAGCTGCACGACGTGAACCTCGGCTGGCACCCGCGCGCCGAGCAGCTCCTCTGGCAACCGCAACTCCAGGAAACCAAACGCAGCGAACACGGCGGCGACAACGTCCGCTACCGCACCGGCTTCAAGGGCCGCATGGTCCGCGAGTTCCGCGAACTCCTTGCGCGGCACCTCCCGGACTGCCGCGTCCGGTACGCCTTCTGA
- a CDS encoding Nif3-like dinuclear metal center hexameric protein, translating into MPTLDALAAWLQSRLQEPRPLWRPGPPDVRHLALALDPDDLPQSPRADALFLHRAFRLGDRYAPLGVLTAHDGFDAHLTTGQNHALAHALQWRDLRPLDHQGRTYGLTATPPQATWPALLAALTDELGGVEETRPPTRPAARVALMNAMRPELLQAAHDHGANVYVTGQLRPGALARAHELGVGIVALGHRRSEVWGLQQLARELRAAFPDLRPHVHTG; encoded by the coding sequence ATGCCCACCCTCGACGCCCTCGCCGCGTGGCTTCAGTCGCGCCTGCAGGAACCGCGCCCGCTCTGGCGCCCTGGCCCGCCGGATGTGCGTCACCTCGCGCTCGCCCTCGACCCGGACGACCTGCCGCAGTCACCCCGCGCGGACGCGCTGTTCCTGCACCGCGCGTTCCGCCTCGGTGACCGGTACGCCCCCCTGGGGGTTCTCACCGCGCACGACGGCTTCGACGCGCACCTCACGACCGGGCAGAACCACGCCCTCGCTCACGCCCTGCAGTGGCGCGACCTTCGCCCCCTCGACCACCAGGGCCGAACGTACGGCCTGACCGCCACGCCCCCGCAAGCGACCTGGCCGGCGCTCCTCGCGGCCCTCACGGACGAACTCGGCGGCGTGGAGGAAACCCGGCCGCCCACCCGCCCTGCAGCGCGCGTGGCGCTCATGAACGCCATGCGCCCCGAACTCCTCCAGGCCGCGCACGACCACGGCGCGAACGTGTACGTTACCGGTCAGCTCCGCCCCGGCGCCCTCGCGCGCGCCCACGAACTCGGCGTGGGCATCGTCGCGCTCGGGCACCGCCGCAGCGAAGTCTGGGGCCTTCAGCAGCTCGCCCGGGAACTCCGTGCGGCCTTCCCGGACCTGCGCCCGCACGTGCACACAGGCTAA
- a CDS encoding SDR family oxidoreductase: protein MNQPLHGRTIAITGASKGIGYALARDLTASGATVIAGARDITGLDLPGVTFLTLDVTSEPSVDAFTAVAAQAGVDALINNAGVGAFMPVEDITPEVYHRVMDTNVLGTILTTRALIPHFRTRGGGQVINVTSDVSARTFANGALYTASKYAQRAVTHALAHEGHAYGLRVTEIRPGMVDTHFGDTEQGAEYKAAWLKPEDIVQAVTYALTAPAHVRVDEVLLHPVIQDVAY, encoded by the coding sequence ATGAACCAGCCCCTGCACGGCCGCACCATCGCCATCACCGGCGCCAGCAAAGGCATCGGTTACGCCCTCGCCCGCGACCTCACCGCCAGCGGCGCGACCGTCATCGCCGGCGCGCGCGACATCACCGGCCTCGACCTCCCCGGCGTCACCTTCCTGACCCTGGACGTCACCAGCGAACCCAGCGTCGACGCCTTCACCGCTGTTGCCGCGCAGGCTGGCGTGGACGCCCTCATCAACAACGCCGGCGTCGGCGCGTTCATGCCCGTCGAGGACATCACCCCCGAGGTGTACCACCGCGTCATGGACACCAACGTTCTCGGCACGATCCTCACCACCCGCGCCCTCATCCCGCACTTCCGCACGCGCGGCGGCGGGCAGGTCATCAACGTCACCAGCGACGTCTCCGCCCGCACCTTCGCGAACGGCGCGCTGTACACCGCCAGCAAGTACGCCCAGCGCGCCGTCACGCACGCCCTCGCGCACGAGGGGCACGCGTACGGCCTGCGCGTTACCGAAATCCGCCCCGGCATGGTCGACACGCACTTCGGCGACACCGAACAGGGCGCCGAGTACAAGGCCGCGTGGCTCAAGCCCGAGGACATCGTGCAGGCTGTCACCTACGCCCTGACGGCGCCCGCGCACGTCCGCGTGGACGAAGTGCTCCTGCACCCGGTCATTCAGGACGTCGCGTACTGA
- a CDS encoding peroxiredoxin — protein MTPRVGDLAPDFRARSDDGQDVSLAALRGRWVVLYFYPRASSPGCSVEARAFETALPEFERRGATVIGVSTDTEAKQALFRDRCGLSFPLLPDGDKVIARAYGAVGVVGGLLNMASRRTFLIDPGGRVAHVYRVLNVGGHATEVLADLDRLRAEQPARASLS, from the coding sequence ATGACGCCTCGAGTTGGTGACCTCGCCCCGGACTTCCGCGCGCGCAGTGATGACGGGCAAGACGTGAGCCTCGCCGCCCTGCGTGGACGATGGGTGGTGCTGTACTTCTACCCGCGCGCGTCATCGCCCGGATGCAGCGTCGAAGCGCGCGCCTTCGAAACCGCCCTCCCGGAATTCGAGCGGCGCGGCGCGACCGTCATTGGCGTGAGCACGGACACGGAAGCGAAACAGGCGCTCTTCCGGGACCGCTGCGGCCTGAGCTTCCCGCTGCTGCCCGACGGCGACAAGGTCATCGCGCGCGCGTACGGCGCGGTGGGCGTGGTGGGCGGCCTCCTGAACATGGCGTCACGGCGCACGTTCCTGATTGACCCGGGTGGACGCGTCGCGCACGTGTACCGCGTCCTGAACGTGGGCGGCCACGCCACCGAGGTGCTGGCGGACCTTGACCGCCTGCGCGCGGAGCAGCCTGCGCGGGCGAGCCTGTCCTGA